One stretch of Candidatus Eremiobacteraceae bacterium DNA includes these proteins:
- a CDS encoding threo-3-hydroxy-L-aspartate ammonia-lyase — MHVQSVDASDIRSAADRLKGVAHRTPVLTSTALDHVAGASVFVKCENFQRVGAFKFRGAYNALSKLDQDERRRGVVAFSSGNHAQGVALAAHLLKIDATIVMPADASRMKLEATAGYGAKVVTYDQRTEDREAIARRLVDESGATLIPPYDHPDIIAGQGTAGLELCEDVVDLDVILVPLGGGGLLAGTATAVKDMQPKCEVYGVEPEAANDWYLSWELGERVAIAAPDTIAEGVRTTEPGKVPWPIVRARAAGVLLVSDDEICAAMRFAAQRLKIVVEPAGATVLAAAMSRRIPSKPKRIGVIVSGGNVDPETFAALCARGA; from the coding sequence ATGCACGTGCAGTCCGTGGATGCATCCGATATCCGCTCCGCCGCAGATCGATTGAAGGGCGTGGCGCATCGCACGCCGGTCTTGACGAGCACTGCTCTAGACCACGTTGCCGGCGCCAGCGTCTTTGTCAAGTGCGAGAATTTCCAACGGGTAGGCGCGTTCAAGTTCCGTGGCGCCTACAACGCGCTCTCCAAACTCGACCAAGATGAACGGCGCCGCGGCGTCGTAGCATTTTCATCCGGAAATCACGCACAGGGCGTCGCGTTGGCGGCGCATCTGCTCAAGATCGACGCGACGATCGTCATGCCGGCCGACGCCTCGCGCATGAAGCTAGAAGCGACGGCGGGTTACGGCGCTAAGGTCGTGACCTACGACCAACGCACCGAAGACCGGGAAGCGATCGCCCGGAGATTGGTCGACGAAAGCGGTGCGACGCTGATACCGCCATATGACCACCCCGATATCATCGCGGGCCAGGGTACGGCGGGGCTCGAGCTTTGCGAGGACGTCGTTGATCTTGACGTCATCCTCGTGCCGCTTGGGGGCGGCGGATTACTGGCAGGCACTGCCACCGCGGTGAAAGACATGCAACCCAAGTGTGAAGTCTACGGCGTCGAGCCGGAAGCTGCAAACGATTGGTATCTGTCATGGGAACTCGGTGAGCGCGTCGCGATCGCTGCACCGGACACCATCGCCGAAGGCGTGCGCACGACCGAACCCGGCAAAGTGCCGTGGCCGATCGTGCGTGCTCGTGCCGCCGGCGTGCTGCTTGTGAGCGATGATGAGATCTGCGCCGCCATGCGCTTCGCGGCGCAGCGTTTGAAGATCGTCGTCGAACCGGCGGGCGCCACCGTGCTTGCGGCGGCGATGTCACGGCGCATTCCGTCGAAGCCTAAGAGAATCGGCGTCATCGTGAGCGGCGGCAACGTGGACCCCGAGACATTCGCCGCGCTGTGCGCGCGGGGCGCCTAG